The DNA window CCGACCGAGTTCCTGAGCCGCATCGTGCGCGAGGAGCAGATGTGCTCGCTCGAGCACGCCCACTGGCGGCTCTCCGCCCTCCCCGCCCACTGCGCCGGTTTCCGCGACCGGGGGACGCTCGTCGAGGGCGCGCCGGCCGACATCGTCGTCTACGACCCGGAGCGGCTCGAATGCCTGCCGACCGAGGTGGCGCACGATTTCCCGGGCGGGGAGTGGCGGCGCATCCAGCGGGCGCGGGGCTATCGCTTCGTCCTGGTCAACGGCGGGGTGACGATCGAGGACGATCGCGAGACGGGGATTTACTCCGGGCGCTTACTCCGGCACGGGGCCCTGTGAGGAGCTCTGAGCGACTGGTCGCGACGCGAGTTCATCCGCACGGTCGGGGCCGCGGGGACGGCCGCCGCCCTGCTCGGCCCGCGCGCCGTGGCGCAGGCCGCGCCGGCCAAGCGCAGCCTCAGGAAGGGCTGAGCTTCGCGATGATACGCTCGCCGAACTCGTGCAGCCCCGCGCACAGGCCCTCCTGGTCGAAGGCGGGAGGCGGGATCGTGAGACGCGCCACGCCGAGATCCTGGTAGCGGCGCACGGTGTCGAGATCCATGGCGGCGCGGCCCGCCGTGATCTCGACGTCGCGAGGGTTCCGTCCGAGGCGGGCGCATTCCTCGCCGAGCGCCGCGAGGAGGGCCTTCAGCTTCTCGGGGGTGTCGACGCCGGGAAAGAAGCCGTCGCCGTAGCGGGCGGCGCGCCGGACCGCGAGCGGCGTGTGCCCCCCGACGACGATCGGCACACCCGGCCGTTGCACCGGCTTCGGATTCGACTCGAGCGGCGGCCAGCGGAAGTACTTCCCCGCGAATGCCTCCGGCGTCTCCTTCCACAGCGAGCGGAGCGCGCGCACCGCCTCGGCCGTGCGCGCCGCCCGGTCCTCGAACGGGATGCCGAGCGCCTCGAACTCCTCGCGCAGCCACCCGATGCCGATGCCGAGGATCGCCCGGCCGCTCGACAGCACGTCGAGCGTCGCCACCTCCTTGGCGACGTAGATCGGATGGCGCTGCGGCAGGAGCAGGATGCCGGTGGCGAGCCGGAGCTTCGTCGTCACCGCGGCCGCGAAGGTGAGCGCGAGGAGCGGGTCGGGGAGCGGGATGTTCTCGGGCCCGGGGATCTTCCCGGAGGGGCTGTACGGGTAGACCGAGCGGTAGCCCACCGGGATGACGACGTGCTCGACGGCCCAGATCGACTCGATGCCGACGTCCTCCGCCGTGCGCGCGAGGTGCGCGAGGTTGTCCGGGAAGCCGAAGGGGCCCGCGTTGGCGTACATCAGTCCGAATTTCATGCCCGGGCCGATAGTCGAGAACGCAGCCCGGGACAAGGGTTGTGGACCGCGGCCGGGGGGCCCGGGCGGCGGGACGGTTCGTGACCTAGCGCGCCGAACCGCTGGACAAGAGCGCCTGGGCGCGCGCGATGCCCTCCGTATCGGTCTTTCGCTTCGCGACCTCGAGCGCACGCTCCGCCTCGGCGTGCGCCTCAGCCTCCGCCCCGCGGGCACGGAGCGCCCGGACGAGATCGAGCCGGGGGCCGAGATAGTCGGGGTCGACCTCCAGCGCGCGGCGGAGCAGCCGCTCGGCCTCCTTCGGGTCACCACCCAGCAGACGCGGCGCGTCGAGCAGCAGGGCGCCCTTGCCGGCCAGCGCGTCCGCGAAGTCCGGCGCCAGCTCGAGGGTGCGATCGACCTCGCGACGGAGCCGGCGGAGGTCGACCAGCGCTCCGACGCCGAGGCCGGCGCGGCGCATCTTCCCCCCGAGGCTGCAGAAGACGGCGAAGTGCGCGAGGGCGTCCCGCTCGTCATCGGCGACCGCTCGTTCGGCACGCGCGAGCGCGCGATCGAGCATCGCCGGCCGCTCGGCCTCCGGCGCGTCGTCGGCCCGGTGGCAGAGCGCGAGCGCCTCGCGCGACGCCGGCGTGCCCGGTGGATCGGCGGCCCCCGCGAAACTCAGCGCGGCGAGGACGAGTGCGGCGAGGCGATGCACCCGCCGACGTTAGCAGGCGCCGCCCACCGGACCAACGCCAGCTAGCCTAGCGGCAGGCGATGCGCCTCGCGTCCCCGCCGCAGCGCGGCCGCGCCTGTCCCGGCCCGTTCCACATGACCGCTGCACACTCGGACGCATCCCCCAGCACGACCGCCGTGCGGGCGCGGTGGACGTCGGGCAGGACGATGCTGCCCGCGCTCCTCCCGACGAGGCGCCAGTGGAGGAGCCCATCCTGGCGCTTCGAGCGGTCCTGGATGACGATGCGCGTGATGCCGGCGTGACTCCCCGCCGGGTCGACGAAGCTCCAGCGCTTCCCGTCGGCGCTGACGCGCCAGCCGGTGCCGCCGGGGACGGTCGCGTCAACGCCGCCCGGGCCGCTCACCGCATCGACCACGACGCGCACGCCGTGCACGAGCGGGTCGATGCCCGTCCAGGGCTTGGGGATGACCGCTTCGCCTGCGAGACGCAGCATGAAGGGGCTTGAGCGGAGCGCGAGCGTCGGCCGGCCGATGTCGATCCCGCTCGAGCACGGCGTCGGGTTCACGCACCGGCAGCCCTGGCAGGCGGTGCCCGGCGCGCAGTCGGCGTCCGCCTCGCACTCCTCCGCACCGCACACGCGCCCGTCGCCGCAGACGGGCGCGTCGAGCGCGCACACGCACTGCCGGCAGCTCCGGCAGGGGTCCGTGCACGAGAGCCCCGGCTCGCCGCATTGCTCGCCGGGATCGACCGCGCCGTCGCCGCAGCTCGTCAGCTGGGCCTCGTAAGCGCCGATGTCGACGCCGGCACCGACCGGCCGCGGGCTGCCGTCGAGGTCCACGGTGGGCGCGCTGGTCGCCGTCCCGTGGTCGATCGCCGGGCTCGTCGCGAGGAGATGGAAGTCGCTCCCCGGGGCCACGAAGAGCTCGGCCGGGGTGGCGACGAATGAGTGCGCGTCGTAGCCGAGAGCCTGCCACGCGGACAGGTCGATGACGGTGTCGCCGCCGTCCGTGCTGAAGCGGCTGATGACGGCGTTGTAGTCGGAGACGAAGCCGGGGCGGCTCGAGGCGTCGATCGTCACCGCGCCCCGGAACGCGTGGTAGGTGTAGAGGATGTTGTTCAGGACGGTGTTGTCGGTCGAGCCGCCGTTGACGTTGACGCACCAGCGCGCGTCGGCCGCGTTCACGATCGTGTTGTTGACGACCACGTTCCGCTTCGAGCCCGTGGCGCCGTCGATGCGGTAGAGGCTCACGCCGCTGGCATGGTTGTCGTAGAGGAGGTTGTTCCGGACGACGCTGTCGGTCACCCCGTCCATGTTGATCCCGGAGCCGCCGCCGGCGCCGTTCCCGTAGATCACGTTCTGCTCGACGAGGGCGCCGGAGATGAGACCGTCGCCGCCCTGGCTCAGGTCGCCGTTCATGTGGATGCCGTTGGCGTGGTTGTCGTGGACGACGTTCCGCCGGATGACCGGCCGGTCGCCGCTGTTGGAGACGTAGATGCCGTGCTCGGCCTGCGAGTGGTGCGCCTCGTTGCCCTCGATCGTGAGGTCGTCGGCGAAGCCGCTGAAGATGCCCCAGCGGCCGTTGTTCCCGGTGTGGCAGTTCTCGACGGTGACGAACTGCGAGACGGCCACCCGGATGCCGGCCCGCGTGCGGCCGTCGACGACGAAGCCGTCGATGACGACGTGGGCGGCGCCTTCGACGTTGATGCCGTCGGGCGTGGTCCCGTTGTCGGCGGCGATGCGGACGTTCTGGCCTTCCGCGTGGAAGGTGATCGGGCTGCCCGCGCCGCCCGAGCGCGCGAGGTAGAAGCCCTGGTAGCTGCCGTCGAGGACGTGGACCGTGTCGCCCGGGTTGACGACGTCGGCGGCGTGACCGAGCGTCGCCCAGGCGGTCGCCGGCGAGAGCCCGTCGAGGGAGTCGTTCCCACCGTTCTTCACCCAGAGGTCGGCCGCCCGGGCGCTCGACCCCAGCGCGAGCAGCCACAGCGTCGCCCACGCACGCATCGAGGCGTTCATCCCGACCCTCCGATCGTCGCGAGCCGTGCCCGGAACCTCGCCGACCGCCGCGCCATCCGAACCTCCGCGTGCAACCGACGTGCCCCCGCGGGGGAATCCTTGTCGCCCGTCATCCCGCTTGTACCGCCGCGGCCCCCGCCCTGGGAAGGAAAAAGCGTCCACCACGGCACGTGCGGCGCCCGTGGCAAAGGCACGGCGAATGAACCTGCAGCGCGTCACGCGGTCGACGGCACCCCGCCGCTTGACGATATTGAAAATCAATTTCACTCATGCGATAGATGCGGCATGGCCGACGTCTGGCGGCTCGTCCCGTTGGCGGGCGTACTGGTGTTCTTTGGGCTGGGCATCGGCCTCCGCGCCTGGCTGCACGCGCGGCGCCATGGGTCGAGCGGCATCGTGCTGTTCCGCGGGAACGCGCCGTCCGAGCGCCTGCTCGGGGCGGTCGGCGTCGTGGTCCCGGCCGCGCTGCTCGCGCAGGCGACGGTGGCGGCGATCGCTCCCGACCTCGCGCGTGGGGCGTTGCCCGCGTCGTGCGCCCCCGTCCTCCGCCCGCTCGGCGCGGCGCTGCTCTTCGGCGGTTCGCTCCTCATGTTCACCGCGCAGCTCCACCTCGGCGCCTCGTGGCGCGTCGGTCTCGAGCACGAGCGGCCGGGAGAGCTCGTGACCAGTGGACTCTATCGGTACTCGCGCAACCCGATCTACGTCTTCATGTTCGTCGCGTTCGCCGGGTTCGCCGTGCTGCTCCCCACCTGGCCGCTTCTCGTGATCCTCGCGGGTGGGGCGATCGGCTGGCGCCGCTGGGTCGTCCGGGTGGAGGAAGCGCACCTGCTCGCGACCTACGGGGACGCCTACCGCGCCTACGCCGCGCGGGTGGGTCGGTTCCTGCCCGGGGTGGGCCGGCTGCGCTGAAGGGCGCCTTGCGCTCGAATGCGAAGACGTGCTGAGGAGGAAACGCGATGTCCATCCCCGCCACGACCAAGGGCCCCGTCATCATTCCGGCGATGCGCTATCGCGATGCACCCGCCGCCATTGACTGGCTGTGCCGCGCCTTCGGCTTCGAGCAGCACCTCGTCGTGCCCGGCCCGGACGGCACGATCGCGCACGCCCAGCTCACCTTCGGCAACGGCATGATCATGCTCGGCTCGGCGCGCGACGACGAGTTCGGCCGTCTGATGACCGTCCCGCCCCGTCGCGGCCCCGTGACCCAGAGCCCGTACGTCATCGTCGCCGATGCCGACGCGCACTACGCGCGCGCGAAGGCCGCCGGCGCCGAGATCGTGATGGACATCAAGGACGAGGACTACGGGGGCCGCGGCTACTCGGCGCGGGATCCCGAGGGGCATCTCTGGAACTTCGGCACGTATGACCCCTGGCGGTGACGGGCGCGTTCATCCGGGCCGGCCCGCGAGCAGCCATTCCTCGATGAACTCCCGCACGCCGGCCCCGTTCGGGGCGCGCGTCACGAGGTCCGCCTCGGCCGCCACCGACGGCACCGCGTCGCCCACCGCCACGGCGAAGCCGGCGAGTCGCAGGAAGGCCTGATCGTTCTCGGCATCGCCCACGCCGACGACGTCGTCGGCCGGCACCCCGAGCCGCCGGAGCACCTCCTCGAGCCCGCTCTGCTTGGAAACGGTGGCGGGCAGCACCATGACCGACTCGCGGTTGAAGATGATCTGTAGCTCGAGCCCGAGGTCGTGGATCGCGCGCCGGACCGCCGTCTGGTGCGGCACCACCGTCGCGACGACGACGCGACCCGTCGAGAAGGGCACGCCCGCCCGCTCGAGGGCGGCGAGGAAGGCGGCGGGGGGCGGCGCGGCCAGGTCGTCGACGCGCTTGCCGCGCGGCTCGTAGAGGACCGCGCCGTTCTCCGCAACCACCCAGTCGAAGAAGTCGATCCCCGGGCAGGCGCCGAGCAGGTCGTCGAGCTGCCGGCCGGTGACCAGCACGATGCGCCGGCCCGAGTCGCGCACGCGGCCGAGGGCTCGCATCGTTTCCGGCGCGATCCGGCCATCGCTGGCGAGCGTCCCGTCGTAGTCGCAGGCGAGCACCTGGCACCGCATCGGCTGGACGATACCGGGGGAGCCGGCCGAGCGGAAGTGCGTTCTCGCCGCTTCTGCGGTAATCGCCTCCCCGGCTGACCCGATGCTGGATCGCCTGCCGCCCCTCGTCCCGCTGCCCCTCCCGGAGCCGGACCGCCGTGCGCTTCGCCACCGCGCCGTCGCGACCGTGCGCAGCGCGGTCCGCCACCTGAGCGGGGTCGTCGTGCGCCGTGTCCTCCGGCGCCCACGGCCGGGCCAGGCGGTCGCGCGCTCGCTGCGGCTCACCTTCGAGACCCTCGGCGCCACCTACGTGAAGCTCGGCCAGCTCGTCGCCTCTTCCCCCGGCGTGTTCGGCGACGCGGTCGCGAACGAGTTCCGCTCCTGCCTCGACACCGGTCCGGTCGTCCCCTTCCCCGACGTGCGAGCGGCCGTCGAGCGGACCCTCGGCTGCCGGCTCGCGGAGGTCTTCACGCACTTCGACGAAGCCCCGGTCGGCCGCGCGTCGCTCGCGGTGGTTCACCGCGCGGCCCTGCACGACGGGCGGGTCGTCGCCGTCAAGGTCCTCCGCCCGGAGGTCGCCCGGGTGGTCGCGGCCGACCTCCGGCTCATGGGACCGCTCTTCGAGTTCCTGTCGCTGCGGGTGGGCGTCCCCGAGGCGGGCCAGCTCGTGCGGCTGGTCGACGGCTTCCGGGAGCAGGTGGCCGAGGAGCTCGACCTCCGCAACGAAGCTCGCACCATGGCGTTCTTTCGCCGCCGGCTCGGCGAGCTCGCGCTCGCCATGGTCGCCGTGCCCGAGCCGCTCCCCGCCCTCTCCGGACGGGACGTGCTCACCATGGAGTACCTCGACGGCGTCACGATCGACGATCTGCCCCGCGTCGCGGCGCTCGGGCTCGATCCTCGTCCGCTCATGGAGCAGGTCGTGCGCGCCTGGATCGAGATCGCCGTCCGCGACGGGACGTTCCACGGCGACGTCCACGCGGGCAACATGCTGCTCCTGCGCGACGGACGGCTCGGCGTCCTCGACTGGGGGATCGTCGGCCGCCTCGACGCGGACACGCATCGCTTCTTTCGCCGCACGCTCGAGGCCGCGCTCGGCGACGAGACCGCGTGGGCCGACATCGCGGCGCAGCTCCAGCGTGCCTACGGGCCGGCGTTGCGCGAGCAGCTCGGACTGGGCGACGCCGAGCTCGAGAGCTTCGTGCGCGGCGTCATGGAGCCGCTCCTCACGCGGCCGTTCGGGGAGGTGAGCCTCGCGACCCTGCTGAGCGCCGTCCAGGGCCGCGTCCCGGAGGCCGCCGGCGCGCCGCGCCCGTCGTGGCGCGCGCGGCTCCGGCGCCTGCGGGCGCAGCGCCGGTTGCATGCCGGCGTCTTCGAGCACGGCGCCGTCGGCTCGAGCTTCGACCGCGGCACCTTCCTGCTCGCGAAGCAGCTCATGTACTTCGAGCGCTACGGGAAGCTCTTCATGGCCGACGCGTCGCTGCTCTCGGACCGCGCGTTCCTGAGCGCGCTCCTGGCGCAGGAAGGCGCCTGACCGGCAGCGGCTCCACGCCTACCGGCGCGTCGCCACCGCCTCGATCTCCACCCGCGCCCCGGCCGGCAGCGCGGCCACCCCCACCGTGGCGCGCGCCGGGTAGGGCGCGTGGAAGTAGTGCGCATACACCTCGTTCACGGCCGCGAACTCCGCGAGGTCGACCAGGTACACCGTCGTCTTCACGACGTCGCCGAGACCGAGGCCGGCCGCCGACAGGACCGCGGCCAGACTCTCCAGCGCGCGCGCCGCCTCGGCCGCGACGCCGCCGGGCACGAGACGGCCGCTGGCCGGATCGAGGCCCACCTGCCCCGAGCAGAAGACGAGGTCGCCGGCGACCACCGCCTGCGCGTACGGGCCGATCGCGCGCGGCGCCGCGTCGCTGGCGACCGTCTCGCGCCCGCGGGTCACGTCCGCACCCGCGCCACCTTCATCACGCCCCGTACCCGGCCGAGGCTCCGCATGACGCGGTTCAGCTCGTCGAGGCTGCCCACCATGAGCTCGAAGGTGTTCTGCGCCTTGCGATCGCCGAGGGTGTGCACCTGGGCGCGGGTGATGTTGATGCCGGCCGAGCTGATCGCCTTCGACATGGCGGCGAGGAGACCCGGGCGATCGACGCACGTCACCTCCACCTTGACCGGCCGCGGCGTCTCCTGCCCGTTCATCCAATGCACGTCGATCCGCCGCTCGGGCTCGCTCTCCAGCACTTTGGGGCACTCGAGCGCATGCACGGTGACGCCGCGCCCGCGCGTGATGAAGCCCGTGATGCGCTCGCCCGGCAGCGGGCTGCAGCACTTCCCGAAGCGGACGAGCATGTCCTCGACGCCCGACACCTGCACGCCGCTCTTCGCCTGCCGCCCGACCAGGCGCAGGAGCCGCTGCAGCCGGCCCTCGCCCTTCTCGCGGCGCCGCTCGATCTCTTCGGGCGGCAGGATGCGCGCGAGCACGCTCTGCGTGGTCACCTTCCCGTAGCCGATGCCGGCGAGCAGCGTCTCCTCGTCGCGCTGCGAGAGCTCCTTCGCCACGCGCTCGAGCGTGCCGTCCTTGCGGAGCCGGGCCGGGTCGAGCTGATGGCGGGAGAGGTCGCGTTCGAGGATCTCGCGCCCGACGGCGATCGAGCGCGCGCTCTGCTGCGCCTTGATGTAGGCGCGGATGCGGGCCTTGGCGCGCGAGCTCTTGACCAGCTTCAGCCAGTCCTTGGACGGCGTCTGGCTGGCGGTGGTGATGATCTCGACGGTGTCGCCGCTCTGCAGCTGGTAGCGCAGCGGGACGATCTTGCCGTTCACCCGCGCGCCCGTGCAGTGGTGGCCCACCTCGGAGTGGATGCGGTAGGCGAAGTCGATGACCGTCGCGCCGACGGGGAAGTTCAGCAGGTCGCCCTTCGGTGTGAAGACGAAGACCTCGTCGGTGAAGAGGTCCTCCTTGACCGAGCGCAAGAACTCCTGCGGGTCCTGGAGCTGCTGCTGCCACTCGAGGAGCTGGCGCAGCCACGCGAACCGCTGGCTGTCGTCGACCGCGCCGTCCTTCCCCGGCTGCTTGTAGCGCCAGTGGGCCGCGACGCCGTACTCCGCCACGCGGTGCATCTCGCCCGTGCGGATCTGGATCTCGATGCGCTCGCCGTAGGGGCCGATGACCGTGGTGTGCAGCGACTGGTAGCCGTTGGCCTTGGGGAGCGCGATGTAGTCCTTGAAGCGCCCCGGCACCGGCTTCCAGTTGGCGTGCACGCTACCGAGCGCCTCGTAGCACTCGCCCAGCGAGTCGACGACG is part of the Deltaproteobacteria bacterium genome and encodes:
- a CDS encoding isoprenylcysteine carboxylmethyltransferase family protein translates to MADVWRLVPLAGVLVFFGLGIGLRAWLHARRHGSSGIVLFRGNAPSERLLGAVGVVVPAALLAQATVAAIAPDLARGALPASCAPVLRPLGAALLFGGSLLMFTAQLHLGASWRVGLEHERPGELVTSGLYRYSRNPIYVFMFVAFAGFAVLLPTWPLLVILAGGAIGWRRWVVRVEEAHLLATYGDAYRAYAARVGRFLPGVGRLR
- a CDS encoding glyoxalase is translated as MSIPATTKGPVIIPAMRYRDAPAAIDWLCRAFGFEQHLVVPGPDGTIAHAQLTFGNGMIMLGSARDDEFGRLMTVPPRRGPVTQSPYVIVADADAHYARAKAAGAEIVMDIKDEDYGGRGYSARDPEGHLWNFGTYDPWR
- a CDS encoding LLM class F420-dependent oxidoreductase — its product is MKFGLMYANAGPFGFPDNLAHLARTAEDVGIESIWAVEHVVIPVGYRSVYPYSPSGKIPGPENIPLPDPLLALTFAAAVTTKLRLATGILLLPQRHPIYVAKEVATLDVLSSGRAILGIGIGWLREEFEALGIPFEDRAARTAEAVRALRSLWKETPEAFAGKYFRWPPLESNPKPVQRPGVPIVVGGHTPLAVRRAARYGDGFFPGVDTPEKLKALLAALGEECARLGRNPRDVEITAGRAAMDLDTVRRYQDLGVARLTIPPPAFDQEGLCAGLHEFGERIIAKLSPS
- a CDS encoding twin-arginine translocation signal domain-containing protein; translation: MSDWSRREFIRTVGAAGTAAALLGPRAVAQAAPAKRSLRKG
- a CDS encoding bifunctional (p)ppGpp synthetase/guanosine-3',5'-bis(diphosphate) 3'-pyrophosphohydrolase, with protein sequence MTVSELIERVRAYNPAATVDTIQKAYDFSAEVHRGQRRLSGEPYLTHPVQVAGIIAEMRLDVPSIATGLLHDTVEDTLATLPQIEQTFGGEIATLVDGVTKIGQINFTSREEKQAENFRKMLLAMARDIRVILIKLADRTHNMRTLGHLPPERQVEIAQETLDIYAPLAHRLGIYWIKSELEDNALRFLHPEVYYQLKRSVAKRKAERERYIKEVIGVLEKKLSEAGLEAEVSGRPKHFYSIYQKMQAQNLLYDQIYDLVAFRVVVDSLGECYEALGSVHANWKPVPGRFKDYIALPKANGYQSLHTTVIGPYGERIEIQIRTGEMHRVAEYGVAAHWRYKQPGKDGAVDDSQRFAWLRQLLEWQQQLQDPQEFLRSVKEDLFTDEVFVFTPKGDLLNFPVGATVIDFAYRIHSEVGHHCTGARVNGKIVPLRYQLQSGDTVEIITTASQTPSKDWLKLVKSSRAKARIRAYIKAQQSARSIAVGREILERDLSRHQLDPARLRKDGTLERVAKELSQRDEETLLAGIGYGKVTTQSVLARILPPEEIERRREKGEGRLQRLLRLVGRQAKSGVQVSGVEDMLVRFGKCCSPLPGERITGFITRGRGVTVHALECPKVLESEPERRIDVHWMNGQETPRPVKVEVTCVDRPGLLAAMSKAISSAGINITRAQVHTLGDRKAQNTFELMVGSLDELNRVMRSLGRVRGVMKVARVRT
- a CDS encoding tetratricopeptide repeat protein, translated to MHRLAALVLAALSFAGAADPPGTPASREALALCHRADDAPEAERPAMLDRALARAERAVADDERDALAHFAVFCSLGGKMRRAGLGVGALVDLRRLRREVDRTLELAPDFADALAGKGALLLDAPRLLGGDPKEAERLLRRALEVDPDYLGPRLDLVRALRARGAEAEAHAEAERALEVAKRKTDTEGIARAQALLSSGSAR
- a CDS encoding AarF/ABC1/UbiB kinase family protein encodes the protein MLDRLPPLVPLPLPEPDRRALRHRAVATVRSAVRHLSGVVVRRVLRRPRPGQAVARSLRLTFETLGATYVKLGQLVASSPGVFGDAVANEFRSCLDTGPVVPFPDVRAAVERTLGCRLAEVFTHFDEAPVGRASLAVVHRAALHDGRVVAVKVLRPEVARVVAADLRLMGPLFEFLSLRVGVPEAGQLVRLVDGFREQVAEELDLRNEARTMAFFRRRLGELALAMVAVPEPLPALSGRDVLTMEYLDGVTIDDLPRVAALGLDPRPLMEQVVRAWIEIAVRDGTFHGDVHAGNMLLLRDGRLGVLDWGIVGRLDADTHRFFRRTLEAALGDETAWADIAAQLQRAYGPALREQLGLGDAELESFVRGVMEPLLTRPFGEVSLATLLSAVQGRVPEAAGAPRPSWRARLRRLRAQRRLHAGVFEHGAVGSSFDRGTFLLAKQLMYFERYGKLFMADASLLSDRAFLSALLAQEGA
- a CDS encoding HAD family phosphatase; amino-acid sequence: MRCQVLACDYDGTLASDGRIAPETMRALGRVRDSGRRIVLVTGRQLDDLLGACPGIDFFDWVVAENGAVLYEPRGKRVDDLAAPPPAAFLAALERAGVPFSTGRVVVATVVPHQTAVRRAIHDLGLELQIIFNRESVMVLPATVSKQSGLEEVLRRLGVPADDVVGVGDAENDQAFLRLAGFAVAVGDAVPSVAAEADLVTRAPNGAGVREFIEEWLLAGRPG